In Bacteroidia bacterium, the sequence TTATTTGTTTAATTGGAGATAAAACTGCTCAAAGTAAATGGGTAAATTGGGAAATAGAGTACGCTACAAAAGAGGGTAAAAACATCGTTGGTGTATTTCTACATGGTGCAACTGATTCCGAAATTCCTGATAATTTAAATGTTTTTGCTGATTCAATAGTCGCATGGAATGGAAAGAAAATTATAAATGCTATTGAGAATAAGGGTAATTTTGAAAATAGCGACGGCAGCCCACGAGACAATCCTGATTTGATTCAACAAGGTATCACTTGCTGAAATGTGTATTGGATATTCATATATTTTATCGAGAGATTACGGTTTTGCACCTAATCCTTTTGGTGGTTTTTGCACTCTTGCTACATGTAAACCAAGAATACGAAAAAACTTAGTTGTTGGTGATTATGTTTTTGGTATTACACCAAGGAAGTTAGGTAACAATTTAGTGTTTGCAATGAAGGTAGGCGAAAAAATGACTTATAATGAGTATTGGATAGACGAACGTTTTCAATTTAAGAAGCCTTGTTTAAATGGAAGTAGAAAAACTGCCTATGGTGATAATATTTATTATTTAAAA encodes:
- a CDS encoding TIR domain-containing protein, producing MKNKNVFISHKGEDDEHIQKLKSLLESKGYNLKNSSIDSSKPNDAHSEEYIKSILRPRIEWAGTLICLIGDKTAQSKWVNWEIEYATKEGKNIVGVFLHGATDSEIPDNLNVFADSIVAWNGKKIINAIENKGNFENSDGSPRDNPDLIQQGITC